A genomic stretch from Oryzias latipes chromosome 24, ASM223467v1 includes:
- the efr3b gene encoding protein EFR3 homolog B isoform X4, giving the protein MTGVCGCCGALRPRYKRLVDNIFPEDPEDGLVKSNMEKLTFYALSAPEKLDRIGAYLSERLSRDVARHRYGYVCIAMEALDQLLMACHCQSINLFVESFLKMVRKLLESDKPSLQILGTNSFVKFANIEEDTPSYHRSYDFFVSRFSEMCHSSYEDPDIRTNIRMAGIRGLQGVVRKTVNDELQANIWDPQHMDKIVPSLLFNLQSEEGTERYAGSRSPSPLQASEKEKESPVELTERCFRELLGRAAFGNIKSAVTPVLMHLDNHSLWEGKTFAVRCFKIIMYSIQSQHSHLVIQQLLGHLDANSKNSATVRAGIVEVLLEAAAIAASGSVGPTVLEVFNTLVKQLRLSVDYELTGSYDGSTNIGTKIIKAHEERQLQEAVIRTIGSFANTLPTYQRSEVMLFIMGKIPVPGVSLTLPSSDSGPEVTRMIQIMLLKSLVQVTAGFQTTNMLTALPSSFLEPLLSFSLTEDPEIRLLVLEILLSLIDRHENRPKFSRISIVSDISVLKLKLDKCSRQDNLFMKKHGQQLYRHIYLNCKEETSAQEHYETLFALLGLLSVELANEEVVVDLIRLALALQDLALCTDEPLPTYNRCAVHALAAAYLNLICQLTTVPAFCQHIHEVIEVRRKEKPYLLPEDVFTQKSKLPSSLDKIDADVLFLQSKITEVLGGSGYNTERLGTPYVPQYTDEDRLSKRKSIGETISIQMDVESRNSPEKKERTPAEEITFETLKNAIVDSVGMEEQERERRRQVVEKFQKAPFEEIAAHCGARATMLQSKLNQIFEITIRPPPSPSGTISSGYGQTQSRSVPIYEMKFPDLCVY; this is encoded by the exons GGGTTTGTGGATGCTGTGGGGCCCTCAGACCTCGATACAAAAGACTGGTGGACAACATCTTCCCAGAAGATCCAGAG GATGGGTTAGTAAAATCCAACATGGAGAAGCTGACGTTTTACGCCTTGTCAGCTCCAGAGAAGCTGGACCGCATCGGCGCCTATCTTTCCGAGAGGCTGTCGAGAGACGTGGCTCGTCACAGATATGG ATATGTGTGCATCGCCATGGAGGCTCTGGACCAGCTGCTGATGGCCTGCCACTGCCAGAGCATCAACCTGTTTGTGGAGAGCTTTCTAAAGATGGTGCGAAAGCTGCTGGAATCTGACAAACCCAGCTTGCAAATCTTAGGAACCAACTCG TTTGTAAAGTTTGCAAATATTGAGGAGGACACGCCCTCGTACCACCGCAGTTACGACTTTTTTGTGTCGCGCTTCAGTGAGATGTGCCATTCAAGCTACGAAGACCCTGATATCCGCACCAA CATCCGCATGGCAGGCATTCGGGGTTTGCAAGGTGTAGTGAGGAAGACGGTGAACGATGAGCTGCAGGCTAACATCTGGGATCCTCAGCACATGGACAAGATCGTCCCCTCTCTGCTGTTCAACCTGCAGAGTGAAGAAGGAACTGAGAGGTATGCAGGCAG CCGCTCTCCCTCTCCGCTGCAGGCATCAGAGAAGGAGAAGGAAAGCCCGGTGGAGCTGACGGAGCGCTGCTTCAGGGAGCTGCTGGGAAGAGCCGCCTTCGGCAACATCAAGAGCGCCGTCACACCGGTCCTGAT GCACTTGGATAACCACTCTCTATGGGAGGGGAAGACCTTCGCAGTGCGTTGCTTCAAAATCATCATGTACTCCATCCAG TCCCAGCACTCTCATCTGGTAATCCAGCAACTCCTCGGCCATCTGGATGCAAACAGCAAGAACTCCGCCACAGTTCGGGCTGGAATAGTAGAGGTTCTGTTGGAGGCAGCCGCCATTGCAGCCAGCGGCTCTGTAG GTCCCACAGTCTTGGAGGTCTTTAACACTTTGGTCAAGCAGCTCCGCCTGAGTGTGGATTATGAGTTGACGGGTTCGTATGACGGCAGCACAAACATCGGGACCAAGATCATCAAAGCTCACGAGGAGAGGCAGCTGCAGGAAGCTGTCATTCGGACCATCG gCTCTTTTGCCAACACCTTACCCACCTACCAGAGATCAGAAGTTATGCTGTTTATAATGGGCAAGATCCCTGTCCCTGGAGTTTCTCTAACTCTGCCCTCCTCAGACTCTGG GCCGGAAGTCACAAGAATGATTCAAATCATGTTACTGAAGTCTTTAGTTCAG GTGACAGCCGGTTTCCAGACCACAAACATGCTCACAGCGCTGCCCAGCTCCTTCCTGGAGCCGCTGCTGTCCTTCTCTCTAACAGAAGACCCTGAGATTCGACTGCTGGTGCTGGAAATTCTTCTCAGTCTTATCGACAGGCATGAGAACAGACCCAAGTTCTCCAGAATCAG CATCGTCTCTGACATCTCTGTGCTCAAGCTGAAACTGGACAAATGCTCCAGACAGGACAATTTGTTTATGAAAAAG CACGGACAGCAGCTGTATCGACACATCTACCTGAACTGTAAGGAGGAgaccagcgctcaggagcactACGAGACCCTCTTTGCACTTTTGGGCCTTCTCAGCGTGGAGCTGGCCAACGAGGAAGTGGTGGTGGACCTCATCCGCTTGGCCCTCGCTTTGCAG GATCTGGCTCTGTGTACAGATGAGCCTCTGCCCACTTATAACCGCTGCGCCGTCCACGCCCTCGCTGCTGCCTACCTCAACCTCATCTGCCAGCTCACCACTGTTCCAGCCTTCTGCCAGCACATACATGAG GTAATTGAGGTCAGACGAAAAGAAAAACCCTACCTTCTGCCTGAAGATGTCTTCACACAGAAATCCAA gcTGCCTTCTTCTCTGGATAAGATAGATGCGGATGTCTTGTTTCTTCAGTCAAAGATTACTGAAGTCCTTGGAGGAAGTGGTTATAATACAGAGAGGCTGGGGACACCGTATGTCCCCCAGTACACAG ATGAGGACCGGCTTTCTAAGAGGAAGAGTATTGGAGAGACCATCTCTATCCAGATGGATGTAGAGTCTCGAAATAGTCCAGAGAAAAAGGAG AGGACACCAGCTGAAGAGATCACATTTGAAACACTGAAAAATGCTATTG TGGACAGTGTTGGTATGGAAGAGCAGGAAAGGGAGCGGAGACGACAAGTAGTGGAGAAGTTCCAAAAGGCTCCTTTTGAGGAGATAGCTGCCCACTGTGGTGCTAGG gccACAATGCTGCAGAGCAAATTGAATCAGATATTTGAGATCACAATCAG GCCTCCTCCCAGCCCTTCTGGAACCATATCGTCAGGTTACGGCCAAACCCAGAGTCGATCTGTTCCCATTTATGAGATGAAGTTTCCTGACCTTTGCGTGTACTGA